From Pusillibacter faecalis, one genomic window encodes:
- a CDS encoding XdhC family protein: MRSLAHAIVRSLESGQALELVTVLTASGSTPRGPGAMLAVFLDGTAVGTVGGGNVEFEATAVAKSLLQSQQDALREFRLIQGDAASLGMVCGGDLTLHFQYLSADDASTLALFRELLEATGQNRDVWLVRRLDNEKVSAMDLADRDGPRHLPGLPLDLLENAPALRDGWFTLPAVRAGLLYIFGGGHVSQALVPVAATVGFRPFIYDDRPEFAAKARFPQAAGTLCGSFTALSRHLTITPNDYVVIMTRGHQADFEVLVQTLRCGARYLGCIGSRKKLALCRDRLLANGFTPEEYARVHAPIGLAIGAQTPEEIAVSVTAELIAVRAGVIA, from the coding sequence ATGCGCAGTTTGGCACATGCCATCGTTCGCTCTTTGGAATCTGGACAGGCCTTGGAACTTGTAACCGTTCTTACTGCCTCCGGCTCCACGCCCCGGGGCCCCGGAGCCATGCTGGCTGTTTTTTTGGATGGCACCGCCGTGGGAACCGTGGGCGGCGGAAATGTGGAATTTGAAGCCACAGCAGTTGCAAAATCACTGCTGCAATCTCAGCAGGACGCATTGCGGGAATTTCGCTTGATCCAGGGAGACGCTGCCAGCCTGGGTATGGTCTGCGGCGGCGATCTCACACTGCACTTCCAATATCTTTCCGCTGATGATGCCTCCACACTCGCGCTGTTTCGGGAACTGCTGGAGGCCACTGGCCAAAACCGGGATGTGTGGCTGGTCCGCCGCCTGGATAATGAGAAAGTCTCTGCCATGGACCTTGCGGACCGGGATGGTCCCCGGCATCTCCCGGGCCTCCCACTGGACCTGCTGGAGAATGCTCCTGCCCTGCGGGACGGCTGGTTTACCCTGCCGGCAGTGCGGGCGGGCCTCCTCTATATCTTTGGCGGGGGGCACGTCTCTCAGGCGCTGGTGCCCGTGGCCGCCACGGTGGGATTCCGTCCCTTCATTTATGACGACCGGCCGGAATTCGCAGCCAAAGCCCGCTTTCCCCAGGCAGCGGGCACCCTCTGCGGCAGCTTTACCGCCCTCTCCCGGCACCTGACCATCACTCCTAACGACTATGTAGTGATCATGACAAGGGGCCATCAGGCGGATTTTGAGGTGCTGGTTCAGACGCTTCGCTGCGGTGCCAGATACCTTGGCTGTATCGGCTCCAGGAAAAAACTGGCTCTGTGCCGGGACCGGCTGTTGGCAAATGGTTTTACACCGGAGGAGTACGCCAGGGTCCACGCTCCCATCGGCCTTGCCATTGGCGCCCAGACGCCGGAGGAAATCGCTGTTTCTGTCACAGCGGAGCTTATTGCCGTCCGCGCAGGCGTGATTGCCTGA
- a CDS encoding deoxycytidylate deaminase translates to MERISKENYYLNIAETVLERSTCLRRLYGAIIVKNDEIISTGYNGAPRGRANCSDLGYCSREAMKIPRGERYELCRSVHAEANAIISAPRRDMVGGTIYLVGRDARTHALLSDATSCPMCRRLVINAGLEKVVIRRTETEFEVVPVADWVQEDDLLLPREPEMDLNS, encoded by the coding sequence ATGGAGCGAATCAGCAAGGAAAACTACTATCTGAACATCGCCGAGACCGTGTTGGAGCGATCCACCTGCCTGCGCCGGCTCTACGGTGCGATCATCGTGAAAAATGATGAGATTATCTCGACCGGTTACAACGGTGCTCCCCGGGGCCGTGCCAACTGCTCAGACCTGGGCTACTGCTCCCGGGAGGCCATGAAGATTCCCCGGGGCGAACGGTATGAGCTGTGCCGCAGCGTTCACGCCGAGGCGAACGCCATCATCTCCGCTCCCCGGCGGGATATGGTGGGCGGCACTATTTATCTGGTGGGCCGGGATGCCAGAACCCATGCGCTGCTCTCCGACGCCACCTCCTGCCCCATGTGCCGGCGGCTGGTGATCAACGCAGGATTGGAGAAAGTCGTGATTCGCAGGACAGAGACGGAGTTTGAAGTGGTCCCTGTGGCTGACTGGGTTCAGGAGGATGACCTGTTGCTCCCCCGGGAACCTGAGATGGATCTGAACTCATAA
- a CDS encoding DUF4491 family protein yields the protein MNGQGIIIAVVSFLCIGLFHPLVIWAEYIWSARCWPAFLVAGLGFLAASLLPESILLSSVLGVLGCSCLWSILELREQEERVRKGWFPQNPRRKPPAERRNSCDFDR from the coding sequence ATGAACGGGCAAGGTATCATCATCGCGGTGGTCTCCTTTCTCTGCATCGGTTTATTCCATCCTCTGGTGATCTGGGCGGAGTATATCTGGTCCGCCCGGTGCTGGCCTGCGTTTCTGGTCGCCGGACTTGGATTTTTGGCCGCCAGCCTGTTGCCGGAGAGCATTCTGCTCTCCTCCGTCCTAGGGGTGCTGGGATGCAGCTGCCTATGGAGCATCCTGGAACTGCGGGAACAGGAGGAGCGGGTACGTAAGGGGTGGTTCCCCCAGAATCCCAGACGCAAGCCTCCTGCGGAGAGGAGGAATTCCTGTGATTTTGACCGTTGA
- a CDS encoding metallopeptidase family protein produces the protein MILTVDQVGDLLDEIAESFPSALFQGLNGGVCLQEEALPDPEFREVYILGEYCHDCLGLYINLYYGSFAVLAEQEEWNRETWLEELRITLAHELTHHLEHLSGLHALDDRDAEELAIWRAEYQGDS, from the coding sequence GTGATTTTGACCGTTGACCAAGTGGGCGATCTCCTGGACGAGATCGCGGAGAGCTTTCCCTCAGCCCTCTTTCAAGGTCTCAACGGCGGCGTCTGTCTACAGGAGGAAGCACTGCCGGACCCGGAGTTCCGAGAGGTGTATATTCTAGGGGAATACTGTCATGACTGCCTAGGGCTATACATCAATTTATATTATGGCTCCTTCGCGGTGCTGGCGGAGCAGGAGGAGTGGAACCGCGAAACCTGGCTGGAGGAGCTGCGCATTACCTTGGCCCACGAACTGACCCACCACCTGGAACATCTGAGTGGCCTCCATGCACTGGATGACCGGGACGCGGAGGAACTGGCCATCTGGCGGGCGGAGTACCAGGGAGATTCCTGA
- a CDS encoding RNA polymerase sigma factor, with protein MTKEEFSRLVLQYEKLVYTICFQLTRDAAAAEDLAQETFLSAYLHKEKLPLGYERQWLGRIAANKAKDHLQSAWKRHAVLPGDEAMPPGKAPAAEETALQRSGAAEIRSAIEKLREPYGPVCRLCLLEEKSPEEAALALGRPVKTIHTQLARGKGLLREILERSGGYGRIS; from the coding sequence ATGACAAAAGAAGAGTTTTCCAGACTGGTCCTTCAGTATGAAAAGCTGGTATACACCATCTGCTTTCAACTGACACGGGACGCTGCGGCGGCAGAGGACTTGGCGCAGGAGACGTTCCTCTCGGCCTACCTTCACAAGGAAAAGCTGCCGTTAGGATATGAGCGGCAATGGCTTGGCCGGATTGCCGCCAACAAGGCCAAGGACCACCTGCAAAGTGCGTGGAAGCGCCACGCGGTGCTGCCGGGAGATGAGGCCATGCCGCCGGGGAAGGCGCCCGCCGCAGAGGAGACGGCGCTGCAAAGAAGTGGCGCAGCAGAGATTCGCTCTGCCATTGAGAAGCTCCGGGAGCCCTATGGACCCGTATGCAGGCTATGTCTGCTGGAAGAGAAATCGCCGGAGGAGGCGGCTTTGGCCCTGGGAAGGCCGGTCAAAACCATTCACACCCAGCTGGCCCGGGGAAAGGGATTGCTGAGGGAGATCTTGGAAAGGAGTGGGGGATATGGACGTATTTCGTAA